Proteins encoded within one genomic window of Parachlamydia sp. AcF125:
- the trmD gene encoding tRNA (guanosine(37)-N1)-methyltransferase TrmD: protein MSKTRIDILSLFPHYFKGPFDESIIMQARKKGLLDIHLINIRDFADNRHKKVDDRPYGGGPGMVLMPEPVKKAIHSVKQAETRVIYLSPQGQLLTAAKCRELAGYSHLVLLCGHYEGIDQRVIDSEVDEEISIGDYVLTNGCLAAIVLVDACVRFIPGILGHESAAAEDSFEKKRLDCPHYTRPEVFEGQAVPSVLLSGDHQKIAHWREMTAMKKTQQVRPDLLKND, encoded by the coding sequence TTGTCTAAAACAAGGATCGATATCCTTTCCCTTTTTCCCCATTACTTTAAAGGGCCGTTTGACGAAAGTATCATCATGCAGGCGCGGAAAAAGGGATTGCTTGACATCCATTTGATAAACATCCGAGATTTTGCAGATAATCGACATAAAAAGGTAGACGACCGCCCTTATGGAGGGGGGCCTGGCATGGTATTAATGCCAGAACCTGTTAAAAAAGCGATTCATAGTGTAAAGCAGGCCGAAACGAGAGTGATTTATCTTTCTCCTCAAGGACAACTCCTAACAGCTGCAAAATGTCGGGAATTAGCTGGCTATTCTCATCTTGTTCTACTTTGTGGTCATTACGAAGGGATTGATCAGCGAGTGATAGACAGCGAAGTCGATGAGGAAATCAGCATTGGCGACTATGTATTAACAAATGGATGTTTAGCAGCAATTGTTTTAGTAGACGCTTGTGTGCGATTTATCCCTGGCATACTGGGGCATGAATCCGCCGCAGCCGAAGATTCATTTGAAAAGAAACGATTAGACTGCCCCCATTATACAAGACCCGAAGTTTTTGAAGGGCAGGCAGTGCCGTCTGTATTGCTCAGTGGAGATCATCAAAAAATTGCACACTGGCGGGAAATGACAGCAATGAAAAAAACCCAGCAAGTCCGTCCAGACTTGCTCAAAAATGATTGA
- a CDS encoding F-box protein, with protein sequence MQPLSQATPSQLNLIDLPDIPFLKIFSCLDPRDVRSCTWVCRKFKFFSDVCTHDFATQSQVFSIKEIERSHPTVHAKVLRVVKCAKKFFPEIKIVYEEFSNFLKKESLNRELSSYLNVEEQPIEFVKILLKCGAQSDIKNLYRAISKRDKELVDILLSSRDPEAPWYREGMIAEFQEDKFQTVAIVKNFEICCFALTDGTPEIFQLVLEKTLGSLEIFKNLAKEDELIQWELENLSNQNKISLEKITKKIVKLSQAIKKHKLKKAQDILKEPLWDQLLEVEESNWKLRNDINTKDNRYELCCYALTAGTPKIFLSVLHRLFDSLEEFMQANFKEDMQELMEESLRSLLPQVALNYHLRKRWFAIDVKAKKLQKAIFEQNFARIKKIIRKREREIPPFIKTNTSFEEWQKVKQTMDYEIGRFALLKGTPESFLVILEELHISLEEFIQLANKINRHSGKEHTVLYLLSNTEHAADPKRVIEGNLETIYGETDKDVEEEAEAKEQEEGLDSTLDIVFD encoded by the coding sequence ATGCAACCTCTTTCACAGGCCACGCCTTCTCAGTTAAATTTAATTGATCTTCCGGATATTCCTTTTCTGAAAATTTTCTCTTGTTTAGATCCACGTGACGTGAGGAGCTGCACGTGGGTATGTCGAAAATTTAAATTTTTTTCCGATGTATGCACACATGATTTTGCTACTCAATCGCAAGTTTTTTCAATAAAGGAAATAGAACGTTCCCACCCCACAGTCCATGCCAAAGTATTGCGAGTGGTTAAATGTGCCAAGAAATTTTTCCCAGAAATCAAAATAGTTTATGAAGAGTTTTCCAATTTTTTAAAAAAAGAAAGCTTAAATAGGGAGCTTTCCTCGTATTTAAATGTAGAAGAGCAACCGATTGAATTTGTGAAAATACTTTTAAAGTGTGGGGCTCAATCAGATATCAAAAATTTATATCGTGCTATTAGCAAGAGAGATAAAGAATTGGTTGACATTTTGCTTAGTTCCAGAGATCCCGAGGCTCCCTGGTATAGAGAAGGGATGATCGCCGAGTTCCAAGAAGATAAGTTCCAAACTGTCGCTATTGTCAAAAACTTCGAAATTTGTTGTTTTGCATTAACAGACGGAACACCTGAAATTTTTCAGCTAGTGCTTGAAAAAACACTTGGATCCCTAGAGATTTTTAAAAATTTGGCCAAAGAAGATGAGTTAATTCAATGGGAATTAGAAAACCTTTCCAACCAAAATAAAATAAGCTTGGAAAAAATTACCAAAAAAATTGTAAAACTTTCCCAAGCAATTAAAAAGCATAAATTAAAAAAAGCCCAAGACATTCTTAAAGAACCCTTGTGGGATCAACTCTTAGAAGTGGAAGAAAGCAATTGGAAACTGCGCAATGATATTAATACAAAAGATAACCGTTATGAACTGTGTTGCTATGCCTTAACTGCTGGAACACCTAAAATTTTTCTTTCCGTTTTGCATCGCCTGTTTGATTCTCTTGAAGAATTCATGCAAGCAAACTTTAAAGAAGACATGCAAGAGCTTATGGAAGAAAGCCTAAGAAGCTTATTACCACAGGTTGCGCTTAACTACCATTTAAGGAAAAGATGGTTTGCCATCGACGTAAAGGCAAAAAAGCTGCAAAAAGCAATTTTTGAGCAAAACTTTGCGAGGATTAAAAAAATTATTCGAAAAAGAGAAAGGGAGATTCCTCCGTTCATAAAGACAAATACCTCCTTTGAAGAATGGCAAAAGGTAAAGCAAACGATGGATTATGAAATTGGTCGCTTTGCTTTGTTAAAGGGGACGCCAGAAAGTTTTCTGGTTATTTTGGAGGAGCTGCATATTTCCTTAGAAGAATTTATTCAATTGGCTAATAAAATTAACAGGCACAGTGGGAAAGAGCACACAGTTTTATACCTTTTGTCAAATACCGAACATGCGGCCGATCCGAAAAGGGTGATTGAAGGAAATTTAGAAACCATTTATGGGGAAACGGATAAGGATGTAGAGGAAGAAGCTGAAGCTAAAGAGCAAGAAGAGGGACTAGATTCCACCTTGGACATTGTTTTTGACTAG
- a CDS encoding NAD(P)H-dependent oxidoreductase, which produces MGKLFLALCLLSTTMLTAETNILTFSGSTRTDSVNKKLVKEAGNLAKQLGANVTFIDLKDYPIPFYDEDLEREQGMPANAKHLRQLIIQNQAIFIASPEYNGSLSAVLKNVLDWASRNEAGAPSFEAFTGKTFVVMSASPGPGGGARSLAHLRSILEGIGGKVISQQLVIPNAYEAFDSQGKLKNPQKEAELKHLVQQVIR; this is translated from the coding sequence ATGGGAAAATTATTTTTAGCTTTGTGTTTGCTGTCCACCACCATGCTTACGGCAGAGACGAACATCCTGACTTTTTCTGGAAGTACGAGGACCGATTCGGTCAATAAGAAACTGGTCAAAGAAGCTGGAAACTTGGCAAAACAGCTGGGGGCAAATGTCACCTTTATCGATTTAAAGGATTATCCCATCCCGTTTTACGACGAGGACCTTGAACGGGAGCAAGGGATGCCTGCGAATGCCAAACACTTGCGCCAATTGATAATTCAAAACCAAGCGATTTTCATTGCTTCTCCTGAATATAACGGCTCTTTATCAGCTGTGTTGAAGAATGTACTAGATTGGGCTTCTCGCAACGAGGCGGGTGCTCCCTCTTTTGAAGCTTTTACGGGAAAAACATTTGTCGTGATGAGTGCTTCGCCAGGCCCAGGCGGGGGAGCCCGAAGTCTTGCCCATTTACGCTCTATACTAGAAGGAATAGGGGGGAAAGTTATTTCGCAGCAACTCGTCATTCCGAATGCTTATGAAGCGTTTGATTCTCAAGGTAAACTTAAAAATCCTCAAAAGGAAGCGGAATTGAAGCACCTTGTGCAGCAAGTCATCCGGTAG
- the rplS gene encoding 50S ribosomal protein L19: MSKRALISKLEESQLKQDIPLFRVGDTVRVHIRIIEGQKERTQIFTGTVISRKGSGPAETFTVHRIAYGEGMQRVFPLHSPRISKIEVVKEGDVRRAKLYYLIGTSGKASKVKGKMGGSKRAEAIAKGVEENVEATASASATEE, from the coding sequence ATGAGCAAACGAGCTCTCATTAGCAAGCTGGAAGAAAGCCAGTTAAAACAAGATATCCCCCTTTTTAGAGTGGGCGATACAGTGCGTGTGCACATCCGCATTATCGAAGGCCAAAAAGAACGTACGCAAATTTTTACAGGTACAGTGATTTCCCGTAAAGGAAGTGGCCCAGCAGAAACTTTTACTGTCCATCGTATTGCTTACGGCGAAGGGATGCAGCGTGTATTTCCTTTGCATAGCCCCCGAATCAGCAAAATCGAGGTGGTTAAAGAAGGCGATGTTAGACGTGCAAAGCTGTACTATTTGATCGGTACTTCAGGGAAAGCGTCTAAAGTTAAAGGCAAAATGGGTGGCAGCAAACGAGCAGAAGCTATTGCAAAAGGCGTCGAAGAAAATGTTGAAGCGACTGCAAGTGCCTCCGCAACAGAAGAATAA
- a CDS encoding ribonuclease HII, with amino-acid sequence MLKRLQVPPQQKNKENSHPVDERELKRLRTMAIYEEKARQQGYKLVAGIDEAGRGPLAGPVVAAACILPLRFHIPGVNDSKKLTAQKRAQLFQEITQHPEVTYGIGVVATEIIDRINILQATIQAMLEAVTQLSSQPHALLVDGLQLPHPTIPCQKIIKGDSLSLCIAAASILAKETRDRLMLEYDQQWPEYGFAQHKGYGTQQHLEALKKHGPCAIHRKTFEPIKSLFVEALNGPMC; translated from the coding sequence ATGTTGAAGCGACTGCAAGTGCCTCCGCAACAGAAGAATAAAGAAAATTCTCACCCCGTTGATGAGCGAGAACTTAAAAGATTGCGTACCATGGCAATTTATGAAGAAAAAGCTCGTCAGCAAGGATACAAGCTTGTTGCAGGAATCGACGAAGCTGGCAGAGGCCCTCTCGCTGGGCCTGTGGTTGCGGCTGCTTGTATCCTTCCTCTTCGTTTTCATATTCCAGGAGTTAATGATAGTAAAAAGTTAACTGCGCAAAAACGTGCTCAATTATTTCAAGAAATTACGCAGCATCCTGAAGTCACCTATGGGATAGGGGTTGTAGCAACAGAGATAATTGATAGGATTAACATTTTACAAGCAACCATCCAAGCCATGCTAGAGGCTGTGACTCAACTTTCCAGCCAACCCCACGCCCTCTTAGTCGATGGATTGCAATTGCCCCATCCGACCATTCCTTGCCAAAAAATTATTAAGGGGGACTCTCTTTCTCTTTGTATTGCAGCAGCTTCTATTTTAGCAAAAGAAACTAGAGATCGGTTGATGTTGGAGTACGACCAGCAATGGCCTGAGTATGGGTTTGCTCAGCACAAAGGATATGGAACACAGCAACATTTAGAAGCGCTTAAAAAGCATGGGCCGTGCGCTATTCATCGAAAAACATTTGAACCTATCAAATCCCTGTTTGTAGAAGCTTTAAATGGGCCGATGTGCTAA
- the gmk gene encoding guanylate kinase, whose translation MLSNISQSPSNDGLIFIISAPAGAGKTTLVQKLVQEFPNVVQSISTTTRPPRQGEIPGIHYHFVNEADFLTAVKNGEFLEYVKLYEYYYGTSLKWMTNQQKEGKHVVLVIDTQGAKQLMGKISATFIFILPPSLKVLRERLIRRNTEESSAIEKRLAIVKDELKAASLYDYQLTNDDLDDAYDILRSIVIAEMYKNRAKFPRIERD comes from the coding sequence ATGTTGAGTAACATTTCCCAATCCCCTTCAAATGATGGGTTAATCTTTATCATAAGCGCTCCCGCGGGAGCAGGAAAAACAACGCTTGTGCAAAAGCTTGTTCAAGAATTTCCCAACGTTGTTCAAAGTATCTCCACCACTACTCGGCCCCCTCGACAAGGTGAGATCCCCGGAATTCACTACCATTTTGTTAACGAGGCAGATTTTCTAACAGCGGTAAAAAATGGGGAATTTCTTGAATATGTTAAGCTTTATGAGTATTATTATGGGACTTCCTTAAAGTGGATGACAAATCAACAAAAAGAAGGCAAACATGTTGTTTTAGTCATTGATACGCAAGGTGCTAAGCAACTAATGGGCAAAATTTCAGCCACTTTTATTTTTATTTTACCTCCTTCTCTGAAGGTTTTAAGAGAAAGGCTAATTCGGCGAAACACAGAGGAAAGTAGCGCGATTGAAAAGCGCTTAGCGATTGTAAAAGATGAATTGAAGGCTGCCTCTCTTTATGATTATCAATTGACTAATGATGATTTAGACGATGCCTATGATATTTTAAGGAGCATTGTAATAGCCGAAATGTATAAAAATCGCGCTAAGTTTCCCCGTATTGAGCGGGATTAG
- a CDS encoding YicC/YloC family endoribonuclease yields the protein MTAYGRGKASTPIGTLAVEIQSVNRKHLEVQTNLPREFLPFDSDIKKWVAEKVSRGQVNLKLSASFEENFTRKLKLNLPLAQQLHSVCQALQSALPLGDQKITPEFFLNFPGMVIHDEEFIDLEIYRSSLKEAVEAALAKLVEMKGIEGKSLQKEIEGRFLILQKNICEIKERSTQATEKYRQKLKERLEEVLPGSVENEERILREVCLYADRIDIAEEIVRFQSHLDQCRQLFLSSNVRIGKNLEFILQELHREINTIGSKTADVQVSHLVVDCKAELERIREQLQNVE from the coding sequence ATGACTGCCTACGGGCGCGGCAAAGCTTCTACTCCGATTGGGACTTTGGCTGTCGAAATTCAATCTGTTAATCGGAAACATTTGGAAGTTCAAACCAATCTTCCGCGCGAGTTTCTCCCCTTTGATAGCGATATCAAAAAATGGGTGGCTGAAAAAGTTTCCCGCGGACAAGTAAACCTTAAATTATCTGCCTCCTTTGAAGAAAACTTTACTCGCAAATTAAAATTAAATCTCCCGCTTGCGCAGCAGTTACACTCTGTTTGTCAAGCTCTCCAAAGTGCGCTGCCTTTAGGTGATCAAAAAATAACTCCCGAATTTTTCCTAAATTTCCCTGGGATGGTTATTCATGATGAAGAATTTATAGATCTCGAAATTTATCGCTCTTCCCTAAAGGAGGCGGTGGAAGCCGCGTTAGCGAAATTGGTAGAGATGAAAGGGATTGAAGGAAAGTCTTTACAAAAAGAGATAGAAGGCAGATTCCTTATACTTCAAAAAAATATTTGCGAAATTAAAGAGCGTTCCACGCAGGCGACGGAGAAATACCGTCAAAAGTTAAAAGAGCGCTTAGAGGAAGTGTTGCCGGGAAGTGTGGAAAATGAAGAGCGTATTTTGCGTGAAGTTTGCCTTTACGCAGATCGCATTGATATTGCGGAAGAAATTGTGCGCTTCCAATCTCATTTAGACCAATGTAGGCAATTATTTCTATCCTCTAATGTTCGAATCGGAAAAAATTTGGAATTTATTCTGCAAGAATTGCATCGAGAGATTAATACTATCGGATCAAAAACAGCTGATGTACAGGTATCTCATTTAGTGGTGGATTGTAAAGCCGAATTAGAACGTATCCGCGAGCAGTTGCAAAATGTTGAGTAA